A single region of the Candidatus Glassbacteria bacterium genome encodes:
- a CDS encoding AlpA family phage regulatory protein: protein GFVRQSRLIPAIVPFSSATLWRKVKAGTFPAPVKLSTRVTAWRVEDVREWMRSRTAAI from the coding sequence GGCTTCGTTCGCCAATCTCGATTGATCCCCGCGATTGTTCCCTTTTCGTCCGCGACACTTTGGCGAAAGGTGAAAGCTGGCACCTTCCCAGCTCCTGTCAAGCTGTCGACGCGGGTGACGGCGTGGCGTGTGGAGGATGTCCGGGAATGGATGCGATCCCGCACGGCCGCTATCTGA